One genomic window of Bradyrhizobium sp. CCGE-LA001 includes the following:
- a CDS encoding sensor histidine kinase, with protein MRILSGLTRILIVCLFVNLSHQCIAADGPRQRSILVLEEADFRSPFYLEIFTGISAAAKQNGKFPTVIYGESLDLARFPGPDYEESLVGHLKSKYAQRQIDVIVSIGVASAKFLQTRKQEIWPTAPVVYGFVPDLPETRALFLPDTTAIFARVRPTHLLTAARAIVPDLTHVVLVGGAWKNPLVYGQWKQDFAAAMPGLEVTDLSDAPLREVRKQVASLPARSAILTSAMYSDGEGTYYSPAAALARVAESANRPIVITSDTFLGRSGVGGFLLLPDSIGREAGEVAMRVLGGEAPSSIPPFNGDNVKPIFDGRQLKRWNVDEANLPAGSQVRFRELSFWERYYWHTTIAGSVMLVQALMIATLLRERRLRFLAQVEAGQRMSELAHMNRRATAGQMSASIAHELSQPLAAIMINAEAGAQALQHPSPDLGELRDILDHIRRDDQRASEVINWLRSFLKKEQTEPRELDFNVTVREVFQFLSVQAVARKVELATEASSSDIRVKGDKVQLQQAILNLVVNGMDAVAHLPADRRRVLGRTSLVEGNRAHLSIADAGDGILAEKTTEIFKPFFTTKAQGMGIGLSIARTIIETHGGRIWAENVPSGGAVFHVSLPLAAQR; from the coding sequence ATGCGCATCCTCAGCGGCCTCACACGCATCCTCATCGTCTGCCTGTTCGTCAATCTCTCGCATCAATGCATAGCGGCCGACGGGCCGCGGCAACGCTCGATTCTCGTGCTCGAAGAAGCCGATTTTCGCTCGCCGTTCTATCTGGAGATCTTTACCGGCATCAGCGCTGCAGCGAAGCAGAACGGCAAGTTCCCCACCGTGATCTACGGCGAGAGCCTCGATCTCGCCCGCTTTCCAGGACCGGACTACGAAGAAAGCCTCGTCGGTCACCTCAAGTCCAAATATGCGCAGCGTCAGATCGACGTCATCGTTTCGATCGGCGTTGCATCGGCGAAATTCCTTCAGACGCGGAAGCAGGAGATTTGGCCCACTGCTCCTGTCGTCTACGGATTCGTGCCTGATCTGCCCGAGACGCGCGCGCTGTTTCTGCCGGACACGACGGCCATCTTCGCCAGAGTGAGGCCAACACATCTCCTGACTGCGGCGCGCGCGATCGTTCCCGACTTGACCCACGTCGTCCTCGTCGGTGGCGCCTGGAAGAATCCGCTGGTCTACGGACAATGGAAGCAGGATTTCGCGGCCGCAATGCCCGGTCTCGAAGTCACCGATCTGTCCGATGCGCCGTTGCGCGAGGTTCGCAAGCAAGTCGCCAGCCTGCCCGCCCGCTCTGCGATCCTGACTTCGGCGATGTATTCCGACGGCGAAGGCACCTATTATTCTCCGGCTGCGGCACTCGCACGCGTCGCCGAAAGCGCGAACCGCCCGATCGTCATCACCTCCGATACCTTTCTCGGACGCTCGGGAGTGGGAGGCTTCCTGCTGCTACCCGACAGCATCGGACGGGAAGCCGGCGAAGTAGCGATGCGCGTTCTCGGCGGCGAAGCGCCCTCGAGCATCCCGCCCTTCAATGGGGACAACGTGAAGCCGATCTTCGATGGGCGTCAACTGAAGCGCTGGAACGTCGACGAAGCCAATCTGCCCGCTGGCAGCCAGGTGCGCTTCCGCGAGCTGAGCTTCTGGGAGCGCTACTACTGGCACACCACAATCGCGGGCAGCGTGATGCTCGTACAGGCGCTGATGATCGCCACTCTGTTGCGCGAGCGCAGGCTGCGCTTCCTGGCGCAGGTCGAGGCAGGCCAGCGCATGTCGGAGCTCGCCCACATGAATCGCCGCGCGACTGCGGGGCAGATGTCGGCCTCGATCGCACACGAGCTGAGCCAGCCGCTCGCCGCGATAATGATCAATGCCGAGGCCGGCGCACAGGCGCTCCAGCATCCATCTCCCGACCTAGGCGAGCTCAGGGACATACTAGACCATATTCGCCGCGATGATCAGCGAGCAAGCGAGGTCATCAATTGGCTGCGTTCTTTCCTGAAGAAGGAGCAGACCGAGCCGCGCGAGCTCGACTTCAATGTGACGGTCCGGGAGGTGTTTCAATTCCTTTCCGTGCAGGCCGTGGCCCGCAAGGTCGAACTCGCGACCGAGGCTTCCTCCTCGGACATCCGCGTCAAAGGCGACAAGGTACAGCTGCAACAGGCCATCCTAAATCTTGTCGTAAACGGCATGGATGCTGTGGCCCATCTTCCGGCCGATCGACGCCGCGTCCTCGGCCGCACCAGCCTCGTCGAGGGCAATCGAGCCCATCTCTCCATCGCCGACGCCGGCGATGGTATCCTGGCGGAGAAGACGACCGAGATATTCAAGCCGTTCTTCACGACCAAGGCGCAAGGCATGGGCATAGGCCTTTCGATCGCACGCACCATCATCGAAACACATGGGGGGCGCATCTGGGCTGAGAACGTGCCGTCCGGGGGCGCCGTCTTCCACGTCAGCCTGCCGCTGGCAGCGCAGCGATAG
- a CDS encoding tetratricopeptide repeat protein: MPLEDRLGLPLSTSSHEAAFSYRDGVDLMLAGWTGTAEALERAIAIDPDFALAHIARARVHAFYQQGDLARSKAMLARELVAKRGTERERSHVETLALAIEARLPEAIAAMRQHVEAWPRDAVVLSLPLGAFGLFAFSGMADHDRARHELCERVAQDYGEDWWFLTMYGWAMTENGDVARGRGVTERGFNLRRANAHAAHAVLHAMFEDGSIEAADRLVDDWIPGYDRAGILHGHIRWHQALGALEQDDAARALSIYADVLQPSATQAPPLNIVTDGASLLWRLSAYGHAVPDALWRDADAAAQKLFPRSGLPFADVHMALFAAATQNHEALAARLAVIEQRLADGKLPAGEVVPAICRALLAFADEDYAACVQMLAPVLTDVVRIGGSHAQRELIEDTYIVALMRSGELPLARGLLEARLHRRPSLRDRRWQAAMG, translated from the coding sequence ATGCCGCTCGAAGATCGTTTGGGACTGCCGCTCTCCACCTCGTCGCACGAGGCAGCATTCAGCTATCGTGACGGCGTCGATCTCATGCTCGCGGGGTGGACCGGCACGGCGGAGGCGCTGGAGCGGGCGATTGCAATCGATCCGGATTTCGCGCTGGCCCATATCGCCCGCGCCCGCGTGCACGCCTTCTACCAGCAGGGCGACCTCGCGCGCAGCAAAGCGATGCTCGCGCGCGAACTCGTCGCAAAGCGCGGCACCGAGCGCGAGCGCTCGCATGTCGAGACGCTGGCGCTGGCGATCGAAGCACGGCTGCCCGAGGCGATTGCGGCGATGCGCCAGCATGTCGAGGCATGGCCGCGCGATGCGGTGGTGCTGTCGCTGCCGCTCGGCGCCTTCGGCCTGTTCGCCTTCTCCGGCATGGCCGATCACGACCGCGCGCGGCACGAGCTATGCGAGCGCGTCGCGCAAGACTATGGCGAGGATTGGTGGTTCCTCACCATGTATGGCTGGGCGATGACGGAGAATGGCGACGTCGCGCGCGGCCGCGGCGTGACCGAGCGCGGATTCAATCTGCGCCGCGCCAATGCCCATGCCGCGCACGCCGTGCTGCATGCGATGTTCGAGGACGGCTCGATCGAGGCGGCCGATCGCCTCGTCGACGACTGGATCCCCGGTTACGACCGCGCCGGAATCTTGCACGGCCATATCCGCTGGCACCAGGCCCTCGGCGCGCTCGAACAGGACGATGCGGCGCGGGCGCTTTCGATCTATGCCGACGTGCTCCAGCCGTCGGCTACGCAGGCGCCGCCGCTCAACATCGTCACCGACGGCGCCTCGCTGCTGTGGCGCCTGTCGGCCTACGGCCACGCCGTGCCAGATGCGCTCTGGCGCGATGCCGACGCCGCTGCGCAAAAACTATTCCCGAGATCCGGCCTGCCGTTCGCCGACGTCCACATGGCGCTGTTTGCTGCCGCAACACAGAACCACGAGGCCCTAGCCGCGCGCCTCGCGGTGATCGAACAGCGGCTGGCGGACGGCAAGCTGCCGGCCGGGGAGGTGGTGCCAGCGATCTGCCGCGCGCTTCTGGCCTTCGCGGATGAGGATTACGCGGCCTGCGTGCAGATGCTCGCGCCGGTTCTCACCGACGTCGTGCGCATCGGCGGCAGTCACGCCCAGCGCGAGCTGATCGAGGACACCTATATCGTCGCCCTCATGCGCAGCGGCGAGCTGCCTCTAGCCCGCGGCCTGCTGGAGGCCCGCTTGCATCGCCGGCCCTCCCTGCGGGATAGGCGCTGGCAGGCCGCGATGGGCTAG